GATATTGAGATAATTGAGACGCTCCGCGGTGTAACAGATAAACCCATCTACGTCGATGCGAATACGGCGTGGACACCGAAAGAGGCAGTCCGCAAGATTCGTGAACTTGCCCAATATGGTGTTGAGCTAATTGAACAACCGACGAAACCTGATGATCTGGCAGGACTCAAATTTGTTCGCGAAAACTCAGAATTACCGATCATTGCCGATGAAAGCGTCAAACGCGCGAGTGATATTCCGGCACTTGCTGAGTGCGTTGACGGCATTAATATCAAACTCGTCAAGTGTGGAGGACTACTTGAAGCGCATCGGATGATACACATCGCTCGCGCACACGGCTTGCTTATTATGATCGGTTGTATGATAGAGAGTTCGCTCGGCATCACCGCCGCTGCACACTTGACACCGCTCGTAGACTACGCCGATCTCGATGGCAATCTGCTCATCACAAACGACCCATATACGGGTGTAACTCTTGATAACGGTAAACTAATACTACCAAAACACCCCGGCATCGGGGTTATGTGAAGAATATTCGCAAAATATTAGAATATATGTGGTGATTAGGTGTAGTGATTGGATAGGTTAATCATGGAAATAGGATTAGAAATAATAGTTGCCATTCTTATTTTCGCTCCAATAACTGCTCTTGTTATTCTCATACATAACTTGGCGAAAACAATAGGAAAAAACAAAGACGATAAAGAATACTTAGAATATGTTTATTTAATGATCATTCTAACGACATTATTAATAATCCTAAATTACATAGGCTGAACATAGACTAACCAAGTGTAAAAACTCTTCCATTCTGAATTATGGATATTATTCCATTTTAAGTCCAAAACGACTTATTGCGTTCTTTTTTCCACACAAACTCTAAAGTTGGTTGTTGCTAAAAAATTTACTTTCAGGATATATACAACCGCTAAACCAAATGGAGAAATTTAAAAATGACAAAACAGAACCGAAACGTCCTCATCACCGGCGGCACCGGTATATTAGGGAGTGCTGTTACTAAAGCCTACCTTGCCCAAGGCGATACTGTCGCAGTGACCTATCTGTTTGAAGAAGAGGTCGAACGCTTCAAACAATATAACCCTGACCTCAACGAAGATGTCACCTTCCTCTTTGCGAACGTTACCGAGGAAACCGAAGTTCAGAAGACCATTGAAGCATTCGTATCCAAGTTTGGATCATTGGATGTCTTGGTAAATATCGTAGGTGGATTTGTCGGGGGGATACCAACGGCAGAACTTGAAGAGGACAGATGGGATTTCATGATGAATCTCAACCTCAAATCGGTTTTCCTCTGCTGCAAGACCGTTATTCCGCACATGACAGCACAAAGTTATGGGAAGATCATCAACGTCTCCGCACGCGCAGGCTTAAAAGGCGAGGCGGGTTTGAGTGCCTATTGTGTTTCCAAGGGCGGTGTCCGCACCTTGACCGAGTCGCTGGCTGCTGAGGTAATGGATTCGGGTGTGAACGTTAATGCCATTATGCCGAGCGTTATGGACACCCCTGCTAACCGGGAATCCATGCCCGACGAAGAACACGATCGGTGGGTAGCCCCCGCCGATGTCGCCAAAGTGATCTGCTTCCTCACTTCCGACGATGCTACTATCATCAACGGTGCTGCGATCCCCGTTTACGGCAGAGCCTAATCTACTGACCTCTTTGCCCGGGCGGACTGTAATGTCCGCCCACTTCGTAAAACGATAAAAGAGAATACATTTTCTGCCTTACCTGTTTTCAATTTCCTATAGAAACAGAAAATTGCTAAAATAAAAAGCATCACTTTAAACCTGCCATAAAATCCAACGTCTTATTAAATGTATAGACGTTAAAAAACGCGCCTTTTCATTAGCCTTCACGCGTTCGCGTTACAGGCACAAGTATAAATAGACTTGCCTGAACGACTTTACCTTTCACTCTACCAATCAAGTAAACCCAAAATTGAAAATAATAAAAAAGGAGATATTCCATGAACCACTTGGAATTCTACACACTCGCGAGAAGTCTTTTTGTCCCTTCAGAGACCCAGGCATCTCACTTTCAAAAACTGATGGTTGAGCGTTATCACGTGAACGTCTCCATTGATGATAATCGGTTAGCAACAACAGAAGTAGATCTCGTTTTCA
This region of Candidatus Poribacteria bacterium genomic DNA includes:
- a CDS encoding SDR family NAD(P)-dependent oxidoreductase, yielding MTKQNRNVLITGGTGILGSAVTKAYLAQGDTVAVTYLFEEEVERFKQYNPDLNEDVTFLFANVTEETEVQKTIEAFVSKFGSLDVLVNIVGGFVGGIPTAELEEDRWDFMMNLNLKSVFLCCKTVIPHMTAQSYGKIINVSARAGLKGEAGLSAYCVSKGGVRTLTESLAAEVMDSGVNVNAIMPSVMDTPANRESMPDEEHDRWVAPADVAKVICFLTSDDATIINGAAIPVYGRA
- a CDS encoding dipeptide epimerase — translated: MNIISRITKLQLKHPFKIARRATDAYRQVISVEIDGGIGETAPARFYGETVETVSIALEAIAPALPDNLDAIHDVMATVETTFGSNYAAKSAIDMALHDRLGKKLGVPLYRFWGLNPQKTPCTSFTIGLDEPEVMAEKTRNAEAYPILKVKLGTPHDIEIIETLRGVTDKPIYVDANTAWTPKEAVRKIRELAQYGVELIEQPTKPDDLAGLKFVRENSELPIIADESVKRASDIPALAECVDGINIKLVKCGGLLEAHRMIHIARAHGLLIMIGCMIESSLGITAAAHLTPLVDYADLDGNLLITNDPYTGVTLDNGKLILPKHPGIGVM